The genomic segment TGGCCGCCGGGGGCGGTGCCGCCCCGGCGGAGGTCGGGCGGGGTGAGCAGGGCCCGGCGGCCGGCACCGAACCAGGTGCCGAAGTCCCGGCGGGCCGCCATCGGGTCGTCGGAGGTGTGGATCAGGTTCTCCACCAGGCGGCTGTCGGCCATGGCGGCGGCCGCGCTGTCGGTGCCCAGGTCCCCGCGGATCGTGCCCGGCCCGGCCTGCGTGGGGTCGAAATGCCCCAGCGCGCGGCGGAGCCGGCCGTGGATACCGGGTGTCCCGTAGGCGAGGGCCACGCACACCGGCTTGCCGACGTACATCTCATCCAGGCAGGCGCGAACCTTGCAGTAGTACCAATCGGCGTCTACCAGCAGGTCCCAGTAGTGCACATGCACCTGCCACGGCTCGACCACCACCTGAGTACGGGCCAGGACCGTCGCGTCCAGGGCCGCGATCCGGGCGAGGAGCGTGTCCACCAGGCCGCGGCGCACAGCGTCCGGCTTGCACAGGACGACGCTCCACCGTTCCCAGTCCACGCCGGCCACCACGTCACCGGGGCGGGCGGGCTTCCGGTCCCACGGGATCGCGTTCACAAGGTCTCCTTCCCTGCGCTGAACCCCGCCCGGGCGGGGAGACGTTCGGCGGTGGGGCCGTCGCTGATCAGGGGGTGGAGCGCTCGCCAGATCAGCTGTGCGGCGTCCAGTTCGCCGGCCGGTGCTATCACGAACGACAATGCGACCCGCACCGCGAGCTCGCAGACGGCGACCGTGCGCTGCCTGTCGTCCGAGGACTGGTCCGGCGCGAGGGCGGCCACCGCCATGTCCCGCACCTGGTCCATCAGTTCGGCCGGTGACGGCAGCGGCTTGCCAGCGCGGGACTTCTCGGGGGCGAACGGGCCAGGAGGCTCCAGAGCGGCGGCCCGGGACGGCCGCGGCAGCCGCACGTCCCAGCAGTTGGTGAGCACAGCCCGCGCCAGCGGGGTGCGGGTCGTTCGCCACGTCCAGTCGGCCAGTGCCGCCAACCGGTCTGCGGGGGGCACCTGCGGCGGTCTGGTCAGGGCGCGCTCGACACCTGCGAGGTAGCGGTCGATCTCGCGCCACGCCAGCGCTCGGGCCAGGCCGTCCTTGCTGCCGAACTCGTTGTAGAGGGCCTGCCGGGACACTCCGGCCTCTGCGGCGATGCCCGTCAAGCGGATTTGGGTCCAAGGCCGTTCGGAGAGGGCTGCGATGGCGGTGTCCATGAGACGCTCGCGTACGGCCGTCACTGCCTCTTCCTGTCCGGTCGGAGCGAAGCTACG from the Streptomyces xinghaiensis S187 genome contains:
- a CDS encoding nucleoside-diphosphate kinase, translated to MNAIPWDRKPARPGDVVAGVDWERWSVVLCKPDAVRRGLVDTLLARIAALDATVLARTQVVVEPWQVHVHYWDLLVDADWYYCKVRACLDEMYVGKPVCVALAYGTPGIHGRLRRALGHFDPTQAGPGTIRGDLGTDSAAAAMADSRLVENLIHTSDDPMAARRDFGTWFGAGRRALLTPPDLRRGGTAPGGQ
- a CDS encoding TetR/AcrR family transcriptional regulator; the protein is MPPRRHLTSDAYKTFACALLAHYRAGKSIRTLAGETGRAFASVHKALQDARSFAPTGQEEAVTAVRERLMDTAIAALSERPWTQIRLTGIAAEAGVSRQALYNEFGSKDGLARALAWREIDRYLAGVERALTRPPQVPPADRLAALADWTWRTTRTPLARAVLTNCWDVRLPRPSRAAALEPPGPFAPEKSRAGKPLPSPAELMDQVRDMAVAALAPDQSSDDRQRTVAVCELAVRVALSFVIAPAGELDAAQLIWRALHPLISDGPTAERLPARAGFSAGKETL